GCGGACGTCGACACCCAGATAATGCGCCTCTTCATCGCCCAACTGCAGCAGATTCAGTGCACCGGACAAGCGCCAGATAATCATTACGGTGGGGATCATCAGCGAGGCAGCGGCCAATAATGTTGACCACTGTGCAGACCCAAGACTGCCCATGCCCCACAGCGAAAGCTGACGCAGTTGCGCGTCATTGCTGACCCACGACATCACCCCCACAATCGCACCGCACAGCGCATTTATCGCAATTCCCACCAGCAGCAGGCGCGACAGGGAGCTGTCCCGCTGTTGGCTAAGCAAGAAAATCACCAGTGTGGCTGCCAGAGCGCCAACGAAAGCCGCCAGCATCGGCGCATAGAGCATCAGCAATGCCGGGAGTGAAAAGGGCAACACCACCCACAGCGCGACGGCGCAGGCCGCACCGCTGCTGATCCCCAGTAATCCAGGATCGGCCAGCGGATTGCGAAACAGACCCTGCATGACGCAGCCCGCCAGCGCCAGCGAACCGCCAATCACCACCGCCAGCAATACGCGCGGGAGGCGAATAGTCAGCCAGATCTGGCGCAGGGCTTCATCGTGACCGCTCCATAGCAGAGTGACCGGCAGGCGCAACGCGCCAAAACCGGTCGCCAGCAGCGTCATTAACGCCAGCGAAAACGCCAGCATCCACAGTGACAGCACGATGCGGCGAGCCATCAGGGTAACTGCTCCGCTTTGTCGCGCAGTTGCTGAATGGCGTGCGGTGTGCGGACGCTAAACCCGAGCAGCGCCATGTCGTCTATCTGCAGGATCTGTTTGTTCCGTCCCGCAGGCGTTTGCGACAGACCTGGCAGCTGCCACAGATTTGCTTCCCCGCCGATGGCCTGTACGCCGGCCTGCGAAATCACCACCAGATCGGGCTGGCTGGCGATCACGCCTTCCTGTGACAGGGGCTGGTAGCGAGAAAATCCCTGCATGGCATTATGCAAACCAGCGGCGCGAATCGCCGTATCCGCCGCGGTTTGTTGCCCGGCGGCCATCGCGCTCATCCCGCCGTGACTGAGAATAAACAGCACGCGTTTATTGAGTGGTGATGTCGGTAACGCGGCCAGTTCCTGTTGCACGGTTTTGCGCAGAGCATCTCCCTGCACGACGCGATGGGTTGCTTGCGCAATCACGCGGATCTTCTCATCGATTGCGCTCAAATTGTTACCGCCAGGCACCGTCACCACGTTCACGTTGCTTTGCTCGACCTGTTTTAGCGCTAACGAAGGCTGCGCCTGCGCACTCGCCAGCACCAGCGTCGGGCGCATCGCCAGAATGCCTTCGGCGTTAAGCTGGCGCAGATAACCGACATCCGGCAACGACGTGACCTGCTGCGGCCACTGGCTGGTGCTGTCGCGTGCCACGAGAGAAGATTCGGCACCCAGCGCATAGATAATCTCCGTGACGTCCCCGCCAAGCGCGACAATTTTCTCCTGCGGCGCAGCGAAAGCCGCCAGCGGGAGCGTGACAATCAGGGCAAACCATTTTTTCATGCAGCGAGCCCTTTTGGTGTCAGGGCGTCGATCTGCGCGCGCCACTGCGTTTGCTCCGGTTCGCCTTCGGTACGTTGGCCATAGAGTTGCGCAATCTGCGTGCCGTCTGCGGCGAACAGTTCGAGGCTGGTGACGTGGCCGTCGGTGGTTGGTTTACGCGTAATCCACGTCTCCGCGATCGTCTCTTCCAGTAAGTGCAGGGTAAACGTCGGATTGAAAATGTTCAGCCAGCCCTTCATCGGCACCACTTTTTCCACTGCGCCGGTAAAGATCTGCACGCAGCCACGGTTGCCCACGAAGATCATAATTTCGTTTCCGCTTTGATGCGCCGCATCCAGCAGTTGCGCCAACGCGGTATTGTCCACTTTGCAGGCCAGGTCATCACTCACCAGACGGAACGCCTGCTGACGGCTCAGACTGTGGCGCTGCAGGAGGCTAAAGAACTGATGCACGTCGGTCATGGCTCGCCATTCTGCATCCACTTTTTCAGCATCGGGCGACGTGCTGTTGACTGCCACATCAGCCGCTTTCAGTTCCAGCGGAGGATTATCGGCAATGATAAAACGGGTCAAAACATCGCCCCATGCACCAGCGTCAGTGTTATCGGTGGTATAAACCTTGAGCAGCGCATCGCCCTGATGGTCAAAGAATTGAATGCTCTGGCGTTCACCGCGTGCGGTGGCTTCGCTGATGTGAAACACGCTCGCCCATTGGTTCAGGAACAGGCGCAGATCCAGCGCGCGCGGGTTCAGCACAAGCCCGGCATGGCCGTTGAGGTGTTGATGGGTGAACGTGCCGACTTGTTCGTGAACGGCGTATTCGTTGCGGCAGATGCATTTTGTTTCACCGACGGTTTCCAGTGCGCCGAGGATTGCACGGATGTCCTCGCGCAAACGCCGGGCGTCGTGGCCCACGCGGGCGAACGTCAGTTCCGCTTCGCGGATGTTCATCAGCCCGGCGATGTCACGCGCGTATTTTCCTGGGTTTTCTTCTTTTAGCTCAAGCCAGCGGGTGTAGTGATTCATTGTCTCTTCCTTTCGGATAAGGCCCCGGCGAACCGGGGCAAGGGGGATTACCACTGATAACTGACGAAAATTTTACCGTTGCGTCCATCCTGCGGAATGCCCTGCGGTGACCAGTACTCTTTGTCGAAGGCGTTGCCCAGCACCAGCGTAGTGGTCACGCCTTTGAGTGCCTGTTGTCCCTGATAGCTCACGTAAAAGTCATTCACCGCGTAGCCCGGCTGTTGGCTGTATTCACTGCTAACGTGCGTTGAGCGATCGGTAAAGGTGCCAATCCAGCCAACCGAGAAGCCGCTTTGCGCCACCGGAACGTTCAGTTTACTGGTCACGGTGTCCGGGTTAATCGTCGAGATGTATTCGCCCGTATCAGTGTCTTTCCCGCGCGTGCGGTTATACGCCACATCAAGGCTGAACAGGTCCGCCGTGTATTTCGCCATCACGTCCCAGCCCCAGATTTTGGCGTTTGGGACGTTATAGGACATCGTGGTGGCGGCAGCAAAATCGACGGACGTAGAGATATAGTCTTTCGCGTTGGTGTCGAAGTAGCTGGCTTTGAACTCCAGCTCATCATTGGCCAGCATCAGGTCGTCAAAGCGTAGACCAAAGCCGTACTCTTGCGTTTCGTTGGTTTCCGGGCGCAGATTCGGGTTTGGCACCCAGTAGTTAGTGTAGAAATTGCCGATGGAGAAGTGTTTGGAATCGTTAAACATCTCACCCATCGTTGGCGCGCGGAATGCCTGCGCGTAGGAGCCGAACAGCATCAGCCAGTCGGCGGGCGTGACGGTGATGCCCGCGCGGGATGACCATTTATCCGCATCGACATCGTCATACCCCTCGCTGCTGCCACGGTAGTGATCATAGCGTGTGCCGCCTAACAGCGTGACCGGCAGGTCGCGCAGGGTGATTTCGTCCTGCAACCAGCCGGAGCTAAAGTCGATTTTTGCTTCCGGGAAACCGGTGGTTGAGCCGCCTGGATTTTGCTCCTGACGATAATATTCACCGCCGTAGGTAAGCAGGTGCGAGGCGAAGGAGTCGGTAAACAGATGCGTACGGTTCTCCACTTTTCCGCCTTTGGTGGTTTGTTTGCGGAATTCAGCCGTGCTGTCGACGTTTTGCGCATTGATCCGCGCTTCAGACCAGTACACCTTTGCCTGGGCGTTCAGCCAGTCGTTGCCGTCTGGCGCAAGGTTGTAGGTCAACTGCGCGTCACGCTGAATCGTGGATCGATCGGTCATCGGGTTGCTGCTCTCCGACGGCTCAATCGTTTGCGGATTTTTTGGCTCCTGCGCTGCATTGTTGTAATAACGCAGCGAGCCGTCCAGCATCTGAGCGCTGTCGATTTTCCAGCTGCCTTTCGCCAGCATATTATTGATGGACTCATCGTTTGGCGCGGTGGTGCCGTCGCTTTGGCGTAAATCGCCGCGATCGCGGCTGGACCATGCAACAACGCCATCCAGCACGTCGGTACGACCAAACGCGCTGGCACCCATCCCGATACTGTGGTCGCCCGTTGCACCGGTCCCAAACACGCGGAAGCCGCTGTTTTTCCCGGCGTCCAGCAAGTCTTTTGCCTCTACCGTGTCATAGGAAATCACGCCGCCCATCGCGCCGCTGCCGTACAGCAGGGCAGAAGGACCCCGCACCACTTCGATTCGCTTGATTAGCGCCGGATCGAGAAACGTGCTGTTGAGGTGTCCGGTATCCGTTCCCTGACGCACGCCGTCGACTAAAATCAGCACGCCGCGCCTGTCGTAACCGCGCAGATTCACGTCCTGACCATTGGTTCGCCCCGTGCCGTCTAAAGTGATTCCCGGCACGGTGCGCAGCAGATCGGCGGCAGAACTGGCGGTTTGATTTTCAGGGGTGGTAGCGTCGATTACGCTCACCATCATCGGCGCTTCAAAAGTGCTGCGGGGGTTACCCGTCGCGGTGACGGTCATCTCATCAGAGGCCGCAAAAGCAGTGCCCGGAAGGGCACCAACAACGGCCAGCGCTATCAGCGATGGGCGTAAAGACGCGGAATGCAGGTATGGCATAGCAACTCTCCATTAGGAAATCGAAAGCGCTGGCTGCCTGGGAATCACCTGGGTGGCTGGCGAATAGTATGTCTAGGTTTATTTAGTGAGAATCAGTTTTCCGGCATGGGTCTGGCGCAGCAGATAGTGCTGGCCGTCATGCTCAATAATCACCCGTCCTTCATCGCCAAGCAGACTTTTACTGTCTATCCGACGCTCCGGGGACGCGGGTGTAGGCTGTGTGCGATCTTTCGCGTGTGTGGCTGCCGTGTTATCCGTACGTGACATAATGTTTAAAAATAATAATCAAAGCAACAATGATAATCATTATCAACAAAGTGAAATTTCACGGCAAGCCTTTTTGTGAAAAAAATGTGACTGGATCAATTTTGCTGCGAAGGGTTTGAAAAGTGACGGGTTATAAATAAAAACCCCGCCAGGGCGGCGGGGTAGGTAATTAAAAACGGCTATCGACGGCGGAGGCTAATTTTTCCAGCAACAGTTCGCTGTCTTCCCAGCCCAGACACGGATCGGTGATCGACTGACCATAGGTAATCGGTTGTCCTGCCACGACCTTTTGCGTGCCTTCCTTCAGGAAACTTTCCGCCATGATGCCGGCGATGGCGGTAGAACCGCTGCGGATTTGCTGACAAATTTCATCGCACACGTCCAACTGACGACGATGTTGCTTCTGGCAGTTGCCATGGCTGAAATCGACCACCAGATGTTCCGGGAGATCAAACTCGTGCAGCGTGTCGCACGCCGCGGCGATATCTTCTGCATGGTAGTTGGGCTTTTTGCCCCCACGCATAATGATGTGGCCGTACGGGTTACCGCTGGTCTGGTAAATGGTCATCTGACCGTTTTTGTCCGGCGAGAGGAACATATGGCTGGCACGCGAGGCGCGGATCGCATCGATCGCGATGTGCGTATTCCCATCCGTACCGTTTTTAAAGCCCACCGGGCAAGAAAGCGCGGAGGCCATCTCGCGATGGATTTGGCTTTCGGTGGTACGCGCGCCAATCGCGCCCCAGCTAATCAAGTCGGCGATAAACTGTCCGATCACCATATCGAGAAATTCGGTGGCTGTCGGCACGCCGAGTTCATTCACCTGGAGCAGTAATTTACGCGCCAGCTCGATACCGTGATTGACGCGATAGCTGCCGTTCAAATCCGGATCGGAAATCAACCCTTTCCAGCCCACCACGGTACGTGGTTTCTCGAAATAGGTACGCATCACGATTTCAAGGCGATCCTGGTGCTTATCGCGCAGCACTTTCAGGCGCTTGGCATAATCCAGTGCCGCATCAAGATCGTGAATCGAGCAAGGGCCAATAACCACCAGCAAACGGCGATCTTCACCGTTCAATATTTTTTCGATGCGTCGGCGCGACGCAATAACATGTTCCGCAACGCTTGCGGAAACGGGGTGGCGCTGTGCCAGTTCTGCGGGCGTCACCAGACTTTCAATACGCGCTGTGCGAAGTTCGTCGGTTTTATTCATGGAATGTCTCAGAAATATTTGCTTCATCGGCAGACTACCGGGAAGTGATGGGCATCACCTTAAACCAATCCCTGCTGATTTCAAGTTCGGGACATTACGGCCCCGAGAGTGAAAGCGATCATAACTGAAATGAAAATATTGTACTAGCATATTAGTACATGCGGCGATTCAGACCCATGATGTCGAGGATTTTTGTGGCTATTTCTTCAACTGAATAGTTGGTGCTGTTCAGCCATGGGATCTGGTTTTTACGGTACAGCGCTTCAACTTCCGACACTTCCATGCGGCATTGACGCATCGACGCGTAACGGCTGTTCTCACGGCGTTCTTCGCGGATCGCAGCAAGGCGCTCTGGATTAATGGTCAGACCAAAAAGTTTATGCTGCAGCGGTTTCAGCGCAGGAGGCAGCACCAGATTATCCATATCGTCAGCAATGAAAGGGTAATTCGCGGCACGAATGCCAAACTGCATCGCCAGATACAGGCTGGTGGGGGTTTTGCCACAGCGCGACACGCCAAGCAAAATGACCTGCGCCTGATCGAGATTACGCATCGAGATCCCGTCGTCGTGCGCCAGGGTGTAATCAATCGCGGCGATACGCGCGTCATATTTGATCAGGTTACCTGGATTGAGGCCGTGGGTACGATGGGCAATTGGCGTCGGGTCGAGCTTTAACTCACCTTGTAATGGCGCGACCAGTGCCTGAACAATATCCTGACAAAAACCTTCACTTTGCAGAATAATGTCGCGAATTTCGGGAATAACAATGGAGTAAAACACTAACGGCCGAGTGCCAGTTTGCTGGAAAATCGCATCGATTTGCTCTTTCACCGCTTTGGCGCGGCTTTCATTTTCGACAAACGGCAGCGTAATGCTGTTGATAGCCACCGGGAATTGTGACATCACCGCATGGCCCAAGACCTCGGCGGTGATGGCCGTACCATCAGAAATATAAAAAACGTGGCGATCGACAGCATTATCCATTTTACTCACCCAGAATAGCGAACCTAATTGACTGAAAGCATAAATTAAAAAAGTAAAATACACAGCAAAGAACGTTTTTAAATTATAAATGAAATGGTGTTTTTAATTTTAATGAAAAGTGGATTTCATTTTTCAAATAGGCGTCTTAGTTTCATGGTCTTTGGATGAATCTTTATGAATCATAAAGTTAGGCATTGATGGGAAAGTATCCGAAAAAGAGAAAAATAAAAGTGCTTACACGATTCACCGTTTTTTTGTCGGGGATAAATATGTAAGTATAAATACGAAGTCAGACGTTTCTTACTCCGCTTAAATATCACAAAAGGATTGTTTCGATGTCCAACAATGGCTCGTCACCGCTGGTGCTTTGGTATAACCAACTCGGCATGAATGATGTAGACAGAGTTGGAGGCAAAAATGCCTCCCTGGGTGAAATGATTACAAACCTGTCCGGTATGGGTGTTTCCGTACCGAATGGCTTTGCGACTACCGCCGATGCGTTTAACTATTTTCTCGATCAGAGCGGTGTAAACCAGCGCATTTACGACCTGCTGGACAAAACGGATATTGATGATGTGACCGAGCTTTCTAAAGCAGGTTCACAAATCCGCCAGTGGATCATCGACACACCTTTCCAGCCTGAACTGGAACACGCCATTCATGAGGCATATAACCAACTGTCTGCTGACGACGCGCAGGCCTCGTTTGCCGTGCGCTCCTCTGCCACCGCAGAAGATATGCCAGACGCCTCATTTGCCGGTCAGCAGGAAACGTTCCTCAACGTGCAGGGATATGACGCCGTGCTGGTCGCGGTGAAACACGTTTTTGCTTCGCTGTTTAATGACCGCGCCATCTCCTATCGCGTGCATCAGGGCTACGACCACCGTGGCGTCGCGCTCTCTGCGGGCGTGCAACGCATGGTGCGCTCCGATGTCGGTTCTTCCGGCGTGATGTTCTCGATTGATACTGAATCCGGTTTCGATCAGGTGGTCTTTATCACTTCGGCCTGGGGTCTGGGTGAAATGGTGGTGCAGGGCGCGGTTAACCCTGACGAATTCTACGTCCATAAGCCGACGCTGGCGGCGAATCGTCCGTCCATCGTTCGTCGTACGATGGGTTCCAAAAAGATCCGCATGATTTATGCCCCGAATCTTGAACACGGTAAACAGGTTGAGATTGAAGATGTGCCGCAGGAGCAGCGCGACCGTTTTTCTCTGACCGATGACGACGTGCAGGAGCTGGCGAAACAAGCGGTGCAAATTGAGAAGCACTATGGCCGTCCGATGGATATCGAATGGGCGAAAGACGGGCACACCGGCAAGCTGTTTATCGTGCAGGCGCGTCCAGAAACCGTGCGTTCTCGCGGCCAGGTCATGGAGCGTTACACGCTGCATGCGCAGGGTAAAATCGTCGCCGAAGGGCGTGCGATTGGCCACCGCATTGGCGCAGGCCCGGTCAAAGTGATCCACGATATCAGCGAAATGCACCTGGTTCAGCCCGGCGATGTGCTGGTGACGGACATGACCGACCCGGACTGGGAACCGATCATGAAAAAAGCTGCGGCTATCGTCACCAACCGGGGGGGGCGCACCTGTCACGCCGCAATCATCGCGCGTGAGCTGGGCATCCCGGCCGTCGTGGGCTGTGGTGACGCCACCGAGCGCATGAAAGATGACGAAAAAGTCACCGTCTCCTGTGCCGAAGGCGACACCGGTTACGTGTATGCCGATATTCTGGATTTCAGCGTGAAAAGCTCAAGCGTCGATACCATGCCGGATCTGCCGCTAAAAATCATGATGAACGTCGGTAACCCCGATCGTGCCTTTGATTTTGCCTGTCTGCCTAACGAAGGCGTGGGCCTGGCGCGTCTGGAATTTATTATCAACCGCATGATCGGGGTGCATCCGCGCGCGCTGCTGGAGTTTGACGACCAGGACGCCGCGCTGCAAAACGAAATTCGCGAGATGATGAAAGGCTACGACTCACCAAAAGAGTTCTATGTAGGCCGTCTGACCGAAGGGATCGCCACACTCGGGGCGGCGTTCTATCCGAAGCGCGTGATTGTGCGTCTGTCAGACTTTAAGTCTAACGAATATGCCAATCTGGTTGGCGGTGAACGCTACGAGCCAGAAGAAGAGAACCCAATGCTGGGCTTCCGTGGCGCTGGCCGTTACGTGTCTGACAGTTTCCGCGACTGTTTTGCCCTGGAATGCGACGCGGTAAAACGCGTGCGTAATGAAATGGGTCTCACCAACGTCGAAATCATGGTGCCGTTTGTGCGTACCGTAGAGCAGGCGAAAGCGGTAGTGGAAGAGTTAGCGCGTCAGGGACTCAAGCGCGGCGAGAACGGGCTGAAGATCATCATGATGTGCGAAATTCCGTCCAATGCCCTGCTGGCAGAGCAATTCCTGGAACATTTCGACGGCTTCTCTATCGGCTCCAACGATATGACGCAGCTGGCGCTGGGTCTGGACCGCGATTCTGGCGTGGTGTCAGAGTTGTTCGACGAGCGCAATGACGCGGTGAAAGCGTTGCTGTCGATGGCAATTCGCGCGGCGAAGAAACAGGGTAAATACGTCGGGATTTGTGGTCAGGGTCCTTCCGATCACGAAGATTTTGCCGCATGGCTGATGGAGGAGGGGATCGATAGTCTGTCCCTGAACCCAGATACGGTGGTGCAAACCTGGCTGAGTCTGGCTGAACTGAAAAAGTAATCTCATCCTGAATAAGCCCGGCGGCGTCATGCTTGCCGGGCTTTTT
This sequence is a window from Enterobacter sp. 638. Protein-coding genes within it:
- a CDS encoding TonB-dependent hemoglobin/transferrin/lactoferrin family receptor, producing MPYLHSASLRPSLIALAVVGALPGTAFAASDEMTVTATGNPRSTFEAPMMVSVIDATTPENQTASSAADLLRTVPGITLDGTGRTNGQDVNLRGYDRRGVLILVDGVRQGTDTGHLNSTFLDPALIKRIEVVRGPSALLYGSGAMGGVISYDTVEAKDLLDAGKNSGFRVFGTGATGDHSIGMGASAFGRTDVLDGVVAWSSRDRGDLRQSDGTTAPNDESINNMLAKGSWKIDSAQMLDGSLRYYNNAAQEPKNPQTIEPSESSNPMTDRSTIQRDAQLTYNLAPDGNDWLNAQAKVYWSEARINAQNVDSTAEFRKQTTKGGKVENRTHLFTDSFASHLLTYGGEYYRQEQNPGGSTTGFPEAKIDFSSGWLQDEITLRDLPVTLLGGTRYDHYRGSSEGYDDVDADKWSSRAGITVTPADWLMLFGSYAQAFRAPTMGEMFNDSKHFSIGNFYTNYWVPNPNLRPETNETQEYGFGLRFDDLMLANDELEFKASYFDTNAKDYISTSVDFAAATTMSYNVPNAKIWGWDVMAKYTADLFSLDVAYNRTRGKDTDTGEYISTINPDTVTSKLNVPVAQSGFSVGWIGTFTDRSTHVSSEYSQQPGYAVNDFYVSYQGQQALKGVTTTLVLGNAFDKEYWSPQGIPQDGRNGKIFVSYQW
- the ppsA gene encoding phosphoenolpyruvate synthase gives rise to the protein MSNNGSSPLVLWYNQLGMNDVDRVGGKNASLGEMITNLSGMGVSVPNGFATTADAFNYFLDQSGVNQRIYDLLDKTDIDDVTELSKAGSQIRQWIIDTPFQPELEHAIHEAYNQLSADDAQASFAVRSSATAEDMPDASFAGQQETFLNVQGYDAVLVAVKHVFASLFNDRAISYRVHQGYDHRGVALSAGVQRMVRSDVGSSGVMFSIDTESGFDQVVFITSAWGLGEMVVQGAVNPDEFYVHKPTLAANRPSIVRRTMGSKKIRMIYAPNLEHGKQVEIEDVPQEQRDRFSLTDDDVQELAKQAVQIEKHYGRPMDIEWAKDGHTGKLFIVQARPETVRSRGQVMERYTLHAQGKIVAEGRAIGHRIGAGPVKVIHDISEMHLVQPGDVLVTDMTDPDWEPIMKKAAAIVTNRGGRTCHAAIIARELGIPAVVGCGDATERMKDDEKVTVSCAEGDTGYVYADILDFSVKSSSVDTMPDLPLKIMMNVGNPDRAFDFACLPNEGVGLARLEFIINRMIGVHPRALLEFDDQDAALQNEIREMMKGYDSPKEFYVGRLTEGIATLGAAFYPKRVIVRLSDFKSNEYANLVGGERYEPEEENPMLGFRGAGRYVSDSFRDCFALECDAVKRVRNEMGLTNVEIMVPFVRTVEQAKAVVEELARQGLKRGENGLKIIMMCEIPSNALLAEQFLEHFDGFSIGSNDMTQLALGLDRDSGVVSELFDERNDAVKALLSMAIRAAKKQGKYVGICGQGPSDHEDFAAWLMEEGIDSLSLNPDTVVQTWLSLAELKK
- the aroH gene encoding 3-deoxy-7-phosphoheptulonate synthase AroH, which produces MNKTDELRTARIESLVTPAELAQRHPVSASVAEHVIASRRRIEKILNGEDRRLLVVIGPCSIHDLDAALDYAKRLKVLRDKHQDRLEIVMRTYFEKPRTVVGWKGLISDPDLNGSYRVNHGIELARKLLLQVNELGVPTATEFLDMVIGQFIADLISWGAIGARTTESQIHREMASALSCPVGFKNGTDGNTHIAIDAIRASRASHMFLSPDKNGQMTIYQTSGNPYGHIIMRGGKKPNYHAEDIAAACDTLHEFDLPEHLVVDFSHGNCQKQHRRQLDVCDEICQQIRSGSTAIAGIMAESFLKEGTQKVVAGQPITYGQSITDPCLGWEDSELLLEKLASAVDSRF
- a CDS encoding pyruvate, water dikinase regulatory protein → MDNAVDRHVFYISDGTAITAEVLGHAVMSQFPVAINSITLPFVENESRAKAVKEQIDAIFQQTGTRPLVFYSIVIPEIRDIILQSEGFCQDIVQALVAPLQGELKLDPTPIAHRTHGLNPGNLIKYDARIAAIDYTLAHDDGISMRNLDQAQVILLGVSRCGKTPTSLYLAMQFGIRAANYPFIADDMDNLVLPPALKPLQHKLFGLTINPERLAAIREERRENSRYASMRQCRMEVSEVEALYRKNQIPWLNSTNYSVEEIATKILDIMGLNRRMY
- a CDS encoding hemin ABC transporter substrate-binding protein, with product MKKWFALIVTLPLAAFAAPQEKIVALGGDVTEIIYALGAESSLVARDSTSQWPQQVTSLPDVGYLRQLNAEGILAMRPTLVLASAQAQPSLALKQVEQSNVNVVTVPGGNNLSAIDEKIRVIAQATHRVVQGDALRKTVQQELAALPTSPLNKRVLFILSHGGMSAMAAGQQTAADTAIRAAGLHNAMQGFSRYQPLSQEGVIASQPDLVVISQAGVQAIGGEANLWQLPGLSQTPAGRNKQILQIDDMALLGFSVRTPHAIQQLRDKAEQLP
- a CDS encoding iron ABC transporter permease; amino-acid sequence: MARRIVLSLWMLAFSLALMTLLATGFGALRLPVTLLWSGHDEALRQIWLTIRLPRVLLAVVIGGSLALAGCVMQGLFRNPLADPGLLGISSGAACAVALWVVLPFSLPALLMLYAPMLAAFVGALAATLVIFLLSQQRDSSLSRLLLVGIAINALCGAIVGVMSWVSNDAQLRQLSLWGMGSLGSAQWSTLLAAASLMIPTVMIIWRLSGALNLLQLGDEEAHYLGVDVRAVQRILLLCSALLVASAVAVSGVIGFIGLVVPHLMRMWLGADHRAVIPGSVLAGAVLLLIADTLARTVVAPAEMPVGLLTSLLGAPWFLWLIFRRGGHIG
- the hemP gene encoding hemin uptake protein HemP, giving the protein MSRTDNTAATHAKDRTQPTPASPERRIDSKSLLGDEGRVIIEHDGQHYLLRQTHAGKLILTK
- the chuS gene encoding hematinate-forming heme oxygenase ChuS — encoded protein: MNHYTRWLELKEENPGKYARDIAGLMNIREAELTFARVGHDARRLREDIRAILGALETVGETKCICRNEYAVHEQVGTFTHQHLNGHAGLVLNPRALDLRLFLNQWASVFHISEATARGERQSIQFFDHQGDALLKVYTTDNTDAGAWGDVLTRFIIADNPPLELKAADVAVNSTSPDAEKVDAEWRAMTDVHQFFSLLQRHSLSRQQAFRLVSDDLACKVDNTALAQLLDAAHQSGNEIMIFVGNRGCVQIFTGAVEKVVPMKGWLNIFNPTFTLHLLEETIAETWITRKPTTDGHVTSLELFAADGTQIAQLYGQRTEGEPEQTQWRAQIDALTPKGLAA